CCAATTGCCCATTTTCCAGCTATCTGTTTTATCTTTGCCGAAACGTTTTTACTTGGAGTTGATCAACCCGAAGGCCGAACTATATGCAGCACAGTTTTCTTCAGCAGAAGATACACTGTTGAAATTGATCTCAGCCGAAACGGAAAAATCACACGCACAGCCCCACATGATGAGTGGGCATCTCCAGGGACAGTTCCTTGAAATCATCAGCAAACTTGTTCAGCCAAAACGTATTTTAGAGATCGGTACCATGATCGGTTACAGCACAATTTGTCTTGCAAAAGGACTTGCTGCCGGCGGAGTGCTACACACGATCGAGATGCGGGAACAGGATGCAGCCCTGGCCAAAAATAATTTTATCAGGGCAGGATTGAACGATCGTATTCAATTGCATGTGGGTAATGCACTCGATATCATTCCTCAACTGCAGGAAGAGTGGGATCTTGTATTTATTGATGCCGATAAACCCGGCTATGAAAAATACTATCAGCTGCTAAAACCACGTTTAAGGAGCGGCGCCCTCATTTTGGCCGATAATGTGCTCTTTCATGGCGATGTGCTGGACGAGGAGATCAAAGGAAAGAACGGGAAAGCCATTCATGCATTTAATGAAATGGTGAGTGCTGATGATGAGGTTGAAAAAGTAATGTTAACTCTGAGAGATGGATTGTTTCTCATTCGTAAAAAATAAAATATACTATGCAAAGACTGGTTTATTTATTCATTGCTCTTTTGTCTGTAACAGCGTTAAATGCGCAGACTATTTCCATTGAAGAGTATGTAAATACCTTCAAAGAAATTGCCATCAAGGAAATGATACGCACTGGTGTACCTGCTTCTATTACACTGGCACAAGGCATTGTGGAAACTGAAAGTGGAAACAGTAAACTGGTAAAAAAATCAAACAATCATTTTGGTATTAAGTGTAAAGAAACATGGACAGGTCCATCGGTAAGTCATGATGATGATGCGCCGGGTGAATGTTTCCGCAAGTATGAAAATGCAGAACAATCCTATGTTGATCATTCTGATTTTCTACGTACACGCAAGCACTATAATTTTCTCTTTGGTCTCGATCCTGCTGATTACAAAGCATGGGCACATGGTTTGAAAAAAGCCGGCTATGCTACTAATCCTGCTTACCCAAATATGCTCATTAAATACATTGAAAAATATAATCTTAATGATTATTCATTGATCGCTCTTGGCAGGAAAAAAGCTGGTGAACCGATTTATGCAAAGGCAGATCAATCGACAGTGAAAGAGAATGTTGTTAATACTGTTGTTCAACAACCTATTAGTGCTCCTCAGCAAGCATCTGATGATGTAAAAGAGACAATCAAAAGACCTGTTGTGAATTATCCGGCTGGAGAATTCAAGATCAATGAAACGAAAGTGGTTTATGCAACAAAAGGAACATCCTTTCTTGCAATCGCTAAACAACACAATGTGCCTTTGAAATGGTTATTTGATTTTAATGATCTGAAAGAAGCAGAGGTTCTTGAAAGAGATCAGCTTATTTATCTGCAACGTAAACGTCGTATAGGGGCTAATCCATTCCATGTGGTGGCAGCCGGCGAAACGTTATATGATGTTGCACAGGCACAGGGTATTCGTTTAGATGCATTGATGGAATTGAACCAAATCCCTTCTAACAAACAGCCGGTGCCCGGTCAGCAATTGTATTTGCAATCACCTGCACCAACAGCGCCAAAACTTCTTACAGTTGTAAATACGAAGGAAGGATCGGAACTCATCATTACTAAATAAACTGCATGTCAACCATCAAAGTCCACGATAAATATTTTACTCCTTACATGACAGAGGCAACAGTGCTTGCCCGTATTGCTGAAATAGGAAAGGACATTGATCGTGATTATACAGGTAAGAAGCCGCTTTTTATTGCTATTCTGAATGGCTCATTCATGTTTGCTTCCGATCTTTTTAAATGTGTGACTATTGATGCAGAGATCTGTTTCATCAAACTTGCTTCGTACAAAGGAACAAAGTCTACGGGACAGGTGATCACAGCAATTGGTCTTGATACTGATATTGTCGATCGTCATGTGATCATCGTGGAAGACATTATTGATACCGGCAAAACCATGAATGAGTTTTTGCCTCAGTTGCATAATCAGCAACCTGCTTCATTAAAAATTGCGGCTTTGTTGCATAAACCCGAAGCAACAAAGTATCCTATCACCATTGATTATTTGGGCTTTTCAGTTCCCAATAAATTCTTGCTTGGTTACGGTTTGGATTATGACGGCCTTGGCCGTAACTTGAAAGAGATATACCAGCTGACCGAAAACCCCTCCTGATTTACCATTTACTAACCCGGTGAAGCAGGAATTGAACTATGAACCTAAGGTGCATTGCTTTGGTATGCTTGCTTCTCATCGCCGCAAAAGCGGATGCACAATTTTATTTTCGAGGTGAAGTGAAAGATGCTGGTGGTAATGGATTAGCATTGGTGCAGATACGCCTTCACTCTTCCAATTCATTTTATTCTTCAGGATCAACCGGCGCCTTTGGTATCCCATCTTCAAAAACAAAAGATACCGTCAGTTTTTTTCTGCATGGTTATGAAGAGAAAACAGTTGTGCTCAATAGCAATGAATTCAATACTGTTTTGTTGAAGCCCAGTGCGGCAATCAGTAATCCCAAGCGGAAACTATTATCTGTTACAAGAGACAAGAAAGAAGATACAAAGGAACATTATTTTGCTTCGGGTGAAACCTATTCATCACAAGTTGAAAACAGTTTTAACCAGGCTGCAGAGTATGCTTCAGTTGGTTTTGCTATGAATGTCGACAAAGCATCGTACAGCAATATCCGTCGTTTCATCAATATGAATTCTCGTGTGCCGACCGATGCAGTGCGTATTGAAGAGATGTTGAATTATTTTCCGCAACCATATAAAGAACCGCAGCCGGGCAAAGATTTTCATGTACAATCACAGCTTACTGATTGCCCGTGGAATCCGTCAAACCGATTATTGTTTTTACAACTGCAGGCAAGAAAGATCAACTACGATTCATTACCTCCCAGCAATTTTGTTTTCCTGATCGATGTGAGTGGTTCGATGGATCTGCCTAATCGTTTGCCATTATTGAAAACGGCGTTTCGTATGATGGTGCAGAACCTGCGGAGTATTGATACGTTGTCGATCATGCTGTATGGTGGCACAGTTGGAATTGTATTGCAGCCAACAGGTGGTAATGAAAAAGATAAGATCATGTCGGTGATTGATTCGCTGGCTGCCGGTGGTGATACTCCTGGTGAGTCAGCCATCAGGCAAGCATATCGTTTGGCGCAAAGCCAGTTCATACAAGGTGGTAACAACCGTGTGATCCTTGCAACTGATGGTGATTTTAATGTAGGTGAATCAAGTGAAGAAGCATTGATGCAACTCATCACACAAAAACAACAGACAGGTATTTATTTAACTTGTCTTGGTGTTGGTATGGGTAACTATAAAGATTCAAAGCTTGAAGCATTGGCAAAGAAGGGCAATGGAAATTTTGCTTACCTCGATAATGTGATGGAAGCAGAGAAAGTATTGGTGAAAGAATTAATGCAGACTTTGTATGTGGTGGTGGATGATGCTTATCTCAACACGGTGTTTC
The DNA window shown above is from Lacibacter sp. H375 and carries:
- a CDS encoding vWA domain-containing protein, with the translated sequence MNLRCIALVCLLLIAAKADAQFYFRGEVKDAGGNGLALVQIRLHSSNSFYSSGSTGAFGIPSSKTKDTVSFFLHGYEEKTVVLNSNEFNTVLLKPSAAISNPKRKLLSVTRDKKEDTKEHYFASGETYSSQVENSFNQAAEYASVGFAMNVDKASYSNIRRFINMNSRVPTDAVRIEEMLNYFPQPYKEPQPGKDFHVQSQLTDCPWNPSNRLLFLQLQARKINYDSLPPSNFVFLIDVSGSMDLPNRLPLLKTAFRMMVQNLRSIDTLSIMLYGGTVGIVLQPTGGNEKDKIMSVIDSLAAGGDTPGESAIRQAYRLAQSQFIQGGNNRVILATDGDFNVGESSEEALMQLITQKQQTGIYLTCLGVGMGNYKDSKLEALAKKGNGNFAYLDNVMEAEKVLVKELMQTLYVVVDDAYLNTVFQSSQVKRYRLIGFDNRKDVLADSNSILEGGEIGTGHTVTAVFEVELNERYNTEAPVAEAELSYQSVETKSRVEEKFQLPFNYQSLYLVDSSYRFAAAVAMFGLLLKQSPYIKNQNWDALVNLLTTCVNPSDYWQNEMLMLVRKAKELYKPVKERKRWFRKKERKKDEIILF
- the hpt gene encoding hypoxanthine phosphoribosyltransferase → MSTIKVHDKYFTPYMTEATVLARIAEIGKDIDRDYTGKKPLFIAILNGSFMFASDLFKCVTIDAEICFIKLASYKGTKSTGQVITAIGLDTDIVDRHVIIVEDIIDTGKTMNEFLPQLHNQQPASLKIAALLHKPEATKYPITIDYLGFSVPNKFLLGYGLDYDGLGRNLKEIYQLTENPS
- a CDS encoding glucosaminidase domain-containing protein, with translation MQRLVYLFIALLSVTALNAQTISIEEYVNTFKEIAIKEMIRTGVPASITLAQGIVETESGNSKLVKKSNNHFGIKCKETWTGPSVSHDDDAPGECFRKYENAEQSYVDHSDFLRTRKHYNFLFGLDPADYKAWAHGLKKAGYATNPAYPNMLIKYIEKYNLNDYSLIALGRKKAGEPIYAKADQSTVKENVVNTVVQQPISAPQQASDDVKETIKRPVVNYPAGEFKINETKVVYATKGTSFLAIAKQHNVPLKWLFDFNDLKEAEVLERDQLIYLQRKRRIGANPFHVVAAGETLYDVAQAQGIRLDALMELNQIPSNKQPVPGQQLYLQSPAPTAPKLLTVVNTKEGSELIITK
- a CDS encoding O-methyltransferase encodes the protein MELINPKAELYAAQFSSAEDTLLKLISAETEKSHAQPHMMSGHLQGQFLEIISKLVQPKRILEIGTMIGYSTICLAKGLAAGGVLHTIEMREQDAALAKNNFIRAGLNDRIQLHVGNALDIIPQLQEEWDLVFIDADKPGYEKYYQLLKPRLRSGALILADNVLFHGDVLDEEIKGKNGKAIHAFNEMVSADDEVEKVMLTLRDGLFLIRKK